One segment of Nomascus leucogenys isolate Asia chromosome 20, Asia_NLE_v1, whole genome shotgun sequence DNA contains the following:
- the LOC100596472 gene encoding 60S ribosomal protein L15-like produces MGAYKYIQELWRKRQSDVMCFLLRVRCWQYRQLSALHRAPRLTWPDKARRLGYKAKQGYVIYRIRVHRGGRKCPVPKGATYGKPVHHGVNQLKFARSLQSVAEERAGLHCGALRVLNSYGVVHKHREMRGLTSAGRKSRGLGNGHKFHHTIGGSRRAAWRRRNTLQLHRYR; encoded by the exons ATGGGTGCATACAAGTATATCCAGGAGCTATGGAGAAAAAGGCAGTCTGATGTCATGTGCTTTCTTCTGAGGGTCCGCTGCTGGCAGTACCGCCAGCTCTCCGCTCTCCACAGGGCTCCCCGCCTCACCTGGCCTGATAAAGCGCGCCGACTGGGCTACAAGGCCAAGCAAGGTTACGTTATATATAGGATTCGTGTTCACCGTGGTGGCCGAAAATGCCCAGTTCCTAAGGGTGCAACTTACGGCAAGCCTGTCCATCATGGTGTTAACCAGCTAAAGTTTGCTCGAAGCCTTCAGTCCGTTGCAGAGGAGCGAGCTGGACTTCACTGTGGGGCTCTGAGAGTCTTGAATTCTTACGGGGTTG TCCACAAGCACAGGGAGATGCGTGGGCTGACATCTGCAGGCCGAAAGAGCCGTGGCCTTGGAAACGGCCATAAGTTCCACCACACTATTGGTGGTTCTCGCCGGGCAGCTTGGAGAAGGCGCAATACTCTCCAGCTCCACCGTTACCGCTGA